One region of Culex pipiens pallens isolate TS chromosome 2, TS_CPP_V2, whole genome shotgun sequence genomic DNA includes:
- the LOC120414985 gene encoding uncharacterized protein K02A2.6-like, whose product MERFEIPPFTFKTLPANEVRDQWVRWKRNFQYAVFASGETNKTKLKYILLARAGPDLQDVFQTIPGADVEADDTNGVDPYKVAVEKLDAYFAPKHHESMERNIFWTMKPDQGESIEKFLFRAQEQANKCNFGKTQQECREICVIDKITLFAPPDLKEKILQTDKNSLDDVLKIVSTHESVKYQASQMVAAGPSGSRQPCLVPVEVNRMHTHPPKNHAVECSRCGKRGHLGNDPSCPALNIQCNRCQRIGHYEQKCRTVMAKGAVSRATNSTPKPKRSFQRVRPVDDENIVDEGGDKSFIFSIGDGDEFLWIKIGGIMTQVLIDSGSNKNIIDDTTWKRMKVQGIEIRNATKQVDKQFRGYGKDAQPLSVIGMFDSTVEIQNENQQMQAEARFYVVANGNQPLLGKETAQELNVLRLGLPGQDDRTWMIENNSPFPKLKGIKLRISVDGSVTPVAQPARRPPLALLSRIEEKLNQLESTDIIEKVEQYSDWVSPLVVVVKDNGDLRLCVDMRQANRAIKREHFVMPTVDDILPRMNAANFFTRLDVKDAFHQIELEETSRSITTFITHRGMYRYKRLMFGISCAPEQYQKIMGQLLAGCDNCVHYIDDIIVFGRTEEEHDRCVEKVLTVLKSRNVLLNLKKCLFKVTELDFLGHHISDKGIRPADDKVRAIRAFRSPRNVEELRSFLGLVTYVGRFLPGLGTISAPLRKLTQRDVSFSWENQHEQAFLRLKTMISDVKNLSFFDNSLRTRVVADASPVALGAVLLQFESSTDDSPKFICYASKSLTSTEQRYCQTEKESLALVWAVERFAHYLIGRTFELETDHKPLEAIFSPTSRPCLRIERWILRLQSFRFRVVYRKGSSNIADSLSRLTVHSNDNEDIDPDEKFLILTVLESTAIDISEIEDATIHDQELTLVKDSLRSGIWKYPEIKVYETFQNELGLVGELVVRGNKMIVPSSLRRRFLELGHEGHPGESGMKRRLRDRVWWPGMDKVIKKWITDCEGCRLTGLPQKPEAMQRRPLPLEAWVDVAIDFLGPLPSGEYLFVIVDYFSRYKEIEIMTKITAKDTVDRLRAIFKRLGFPRTISLDNAKQFLSSEFRDYCRECGITLNYTTPYFPQQNGEVERQNRSLLKRLQISNALKRDWKQDLDEYLTMYYSTPHSITGKTPSELMLGRTIRTKLPFLREIETAPPNEEFCDRDAIAKKHACDRENIKRNARPSSIQEGDKVLMQNLLPGNKLTTTYSPVEYTVVRKSGTRCTVQSEDSGTTYERNSSHLKKIPTSVPAESEPLREDSPPAPLDTSPKPADIPNIPSRPKRVCKRPLKFDDYVDVPLDQ is encoded by the exons ATGGAAAGGTTCGAAATTCCCCCGTTCACATTCAAGACGCTGCCGGCGAACGAAGTTCGTGACCAATGGGTCCGCTGGAAGCGAAATTTCCAGTATGCAGTTTTTGCCAGTGGAGAaacgaacaaaacaaaactgaagTACATTCTTCTGGCACGGGCCGGTCCTGACCTTCAGGATGTTTTCCAAACAATCCCCGGAGCCGACGTGGAAGCGGACGATACGAATGGAGTGGATCCGTACAAAGTTGCCGTTGAAAAGCTCGACGCTTACTTTGCTCCAAAGCACCACGAATCGATGGAGCGGAATATCTTCTGGACGATGAAACCAGACCAAGGAGAGTCCATCGAAAAGTTCCTGTTCAGAGCTCAAGAGCAAGCCAACAAATGCAACTTTGGCAAGACACAGCAAGAATGCCGCGAAATATGCGTGATTGACAAGATCACATTGTTTGCCCCGCCGGACTTGAAGGAGAAGATACTTCAAACGGACAAGAACAGCCTGGATGATGTCCTCAAGATTGTCTCAACGCACGAATCCGTGAAGTATCAGGCCAGCCAGATGGTAGCAGCAGGACCGTCCGGTAGTCGTCAACCATGCCTGGTCCCGGTGGAAGTGAACCGAATGCACACACATCCACCAAAGAACCACGCTGTTGAGTGTTCAAGGTGCGGCAAACGCGGGCACTTGGGAAATGACCCAAGTTGTCCAGCGCTCAACATCCAGTGTAACCGTTGCCAGAGAATTGGACACTACGAGCAAAAATGTCGAACAGTCATGGCGAAGGGCGCAGTGAGCCGAGCTACGAACTCAACCCCAAAACCAAAGCGCAGTTTTCAACGAGTACGACCAGTAGATGATGAGAACATCGTTGACGAGGGGGGAGACAAAAGTTTCATATTCTCCATCGGAGATGGTGACGAATTTCTGTGGATCAAGATTGGAGGCATCATGACGCAAGTGCTGATTGATTCTGGAAGCAACAAGAACATAATTGACGATACGACTTGGAAGCGTATGAAGGTACAAGGAATCGAAATTCGAAATGCTACCAAGCAGGTCGACAAGCAGTTCAGGGGATATGGCAAAGACGCACAACCACTCAGCGTCATTGGAATGTTTGATTCTACAGTCGAAATCCAGAATGAGAATCAACAGATGCAGGCTGAAGCACGATTCTACGTCGTCGCAAATGGAAACCAGCCGCTGCTCGGGAAGGAAACCGCCCAGGAGCTCAACGTACTAAGGCTTGGGCTGCCGGGTCAAGATGACCGGACCTGGATG ATTGAGAACAATAGCCCGTTCCCCAAACTGAAGGGAATTAAGCTCCGCATTTCGGTTGATGGCTCGGTAACTCCCGTCGCTCAGCCAGCAAGACGACCACCCCTTGCTCTGCTGAGTCGCATTGAGGAGAAGCTGAACCAACTGGAATCTACGGACATAATCGAGAAGGTAGAGCAGTACAGCGACTGGGTTTCAcccttggtggtggtggttaaaGATAATGGCGACTTGAGACTGTGTGTTGATATGCGCCAGGCGAACCGTGCGATCAAGCGGGAACACTTTGTCATGCCGACAGTTGACGATATCTTGCCTCGGATGAACGCAGCAAATTTTTTCACCCGGCTGGACGTCAAGGACGCGTTCCACCAGATTGAGCTGGAGGAAACGTCACGCTCGATTACTACCTTTATTACGCACCGCGGCATGTACCGATACAAACGACTAATGTTCGGGATCAGCTGTGCCCCGGAACAATACCAGAAAATCATGGGACAGCTACTGGCGGGGTGCGACAACTGTGTGCATTACATCGATGACATCATTGTGTTTGGACGCACAGAAGAAGAACACGATCGTTGTGTGGAAAAGGTGCTAACCGTACTAAAGAGCCGTAACGTTCTGCTGAATCTCAAGAAATGTTTGTTCAAAGTGACTGAGCTCGATTTCCTTGGTCATCACATTTCGGACAAAGGCATACGACCAGCTGACGATAAGGTGCGAGCGATTCGAGCCTTCAGATCTCCGCGAAATGTCGAAGAACTTAGGAGTTTCCTGGGACTAGTCACTTACGTCGGAAGATTCTTGCCGGGTCTTGGGACAATTTCGGCTCCGCTGCGAAAGCTTACTCAACGAGACGTTAGCTTCAGCTGGGAAAATCAGCACGAGCAGGCTTTCTTGAG GTTGAAAACGATGATTTCGGACGTCAAGAACTTGAGTTTTTTTGACAACTCCCTTCGTACAAGAGTCGTCGCGGATGCATCTCCGGTAGCACTGGGCGCTGTTTTGTTGCAATTTGAATCCTCAACCGACGACAGCCCAAAATTTATTTGCTACGCAAGCAAAAGTTTGACATCTACCGAGCAGCGATACTGCCAGACCGAGAAAGAGTCCTTGGCGTTGGTTTGGGCGGTCGAACGATTTGCGCATTATCTCATCGGTCGGACGTTTGAATTAGAGACTGACCACAAACCCCTCGAAGCAATTTTCTCACCAACATCACGCCCATGCTTGAGGATCGAACGATGGATTCTTCGTCTACAATCGTTCAGGTTCCGAGTTGTCTACCGGAAAGGGTCATCTAACATTGCTGACTCTTTGTCGAGGCTAACCGTGCATTCCAATGACAACGAAGATATCGATCCTGATGAGAAGTTCCTGATTCTGACCGTGTTGGAATCAACGGCGATCGATATTAGTGAGATTGAGGACGCGACCATTCACGATCAAGAGCTGACCCTCGTGAAGGATAGCTTGCGCTCAGGAATTTGGAAGTACCCGGAGATCAAAGTGTACGAAACCTTCCAAAACGAACTTGGATTGGTCGGAGAGCTCGTTGTCAGGGGCAACAAGATGATCGTTCCGTCAAGTTTGCGCAGGAGATTCCTTGAACTGGGACATGAGGGACATCCAGGAGAATCCGGAATGAAGCGGAGGTTGAGAGACAGAGTATGGTGGCCAGGAATGGACAAGGTCATCAAGAAATGGATTACTGATTGTGAGGGCTGCCGACTAACAGGACTTCCGCAGAAACCAGAAGCGATGCAACGAAGACCACTGCCCCTGGAAGCTTGGGTGGATGTTGCCATCGATTTCCTTGGCCCGCTTCCTTCTGGGGAGTACCTCTTCGTAATCGTTGACTACTTCAGCCGCTATAAGGAAATCGAAATAATGACCAAAATCACAGCGAAGGATACCGTTGATCGACTTCGTGCCATTTTCAAGCGGCTGGGGTTCCCGAGGACAATCAGTCTCGACAATGCGAAGCAGTTCTTGAGTTCGGAGTTCCGGGACTATTGTAGGGAATGCGGTATAACCCTGAACTACACAACACCGTACTTCCCGCAGCAAAATGGAGAGGTCGAAAGGCAAAACAGATCATTGCTGAAGCGGCTGCAGATCAGCAACGCCTTGAAACGAGACTGGAAGCAGGACCTTGACGAGTACTTGACGATGTACTACTCTACGCCGCATTCCATAACCGGAAAGACACCGTCGGAGTTGATGCTGGGACGCACGATTAGAACCAAACTTCCGTTCTTGAGGGAAATTGAAACCGCTCCGCCAAACGAAGAGTTCTGTGATCGCGATGCTATTGCGAAGAAACATGCTTGTGACCGTGAGAACATCAAGCGGAACGCGAGACCTTCGTCGATTCAAGAAGGGGATAAAGTGTTGATGCAAAATTTACTACCCGGAAACAAGCTCACGACAACCTACTCTCCGGTCGAGTATACTGTTGTACGGAAATCTGGTACACGTTGCACAGTACAGAGCGAGGATAGTGGAACAACCTATGAGCGAAACTCTTCGCATCTGAAAAAGATTCCAACTTCAGTGCCAGCGGAATCT GAACCACTCCGGGAAGATTCTCCACCAGCACCATTGGATACCTCACCGAAGCCTGCTGATATCCCTAATATTCCGTCAAGGCCAAAGCGAGTTTGCAAACGTCCGCTGAAGTTTGATGATTACGTTGATGTTCCGCTCGATCAATAA